In Planctomycetaceae bacterium, a single genomic region encodes these proteins:
- a CDS encoding FHA domain-containing protein, whose protein sequence is MSEKYAEIVYVAGPQSGRRLLLRHSVMPAGRAPDCAIRVDEQYASRQHAQFVFTTEGWVVEGTSDQPTFVNDKRYKKGLRVILDTGDAIGLGAETRLLFVQKGDDVIAAVRAWQAAHPAPAAAEPPPPPAPVAEEEADVTDDLEPQGAAAVHDAVEAKSTSKIRKYAIFMGISLGLFLLIMIAGLLKKNSDGPGDTNADGPPRPMTDEQIRVALDRKLPRSSASAVTISGYLDKARSAWYDRTSRDGELYACVTSFQMYLACRPTGTFETVEDERLYREALNELTATVRKKYSDACLMARQRQWRESQSGFEQLWRIVPDRQSPIWDSVAQQLKYVREQARKKNP, encoded by the coding sequence ATGAGCGAAAAGTACGCCGAAATCGTATACGTGGCCGGACCGCAAAGCGGGCGACGCCTGCTGCTGCGCCACAGCGTCATGCCCGCCGGCCGCGCGCCCGACTGCGCCATCCGCGTCGACGAGCAGTACGCCTCGCGGCAGCACGCCCAGTTCGTCTTCACCACCGAGGGCTGGGTCGTCGAGGGCACGTCCGATCAGCCGACGTTCGTCAACGACAAGCGGTACAAGAAGGGCCTGCGCGTCATCCTTGACACCGGCGACGCCATCGGGCTCGGCGCCGAAACGCGCCTGCTGTTCGTCCAGAAGGGCGACGACGTCATCGCCGCGGTGCGCGCCTGGCAGGCGGCGCATCCCGCCCCGGCGGCCGCCGAACCGCCCCCGCCCCCGGCGCCGGTGGCGGAAGAGGAGGCCGACGTCACCGACGACCTGGAGCCACAGGGCGCCGCGGCGGTACACGACGCCGTCGAGGCCAAGAGCACCAGCAAGATCCGCAAGTACGCCATCTTCATGGGCATCAGCCTGGGGCTGTTTCTGCTGATCATGATCGCCGGGTTGCTGAAGAAGAATTCGGACGGCCCGGGCGACACCAATGCCGACGGGCCGCCGCGGCCCATGACCGACGAGCAGATCCGCGTGGCCCTCGATCGCAAGCTGCCCCGCAGCAGCGCCAGCGCCGTGACCATCAGCGGGTATCTGGACAAGGCGCGCAGCGCCTGGTACGATCGCACCAGCCGTGACGGCGAACTCTATGCCTGCGTGACAAGCTTCCAGATGTATCTGGCGTGCAGGCCCACGGGCACGTTCGAGACGGTCGAAGACGAGCGGCTTTACCGCGAGGCCCTGAACGAACTGACCGCCACGGTCAGAAAGAAGTACAGCGACGCTTGCCTGATGGCCCGCCAGAGGCAGTGGCGCGAGTCGCAGAGCGGGTTCGAGCAGCTCTGGCGGATCGTGCCCGATCGCCAAAGCCCCATCTGGGACAGCGTGGCCCAGCAGTTGAAGTATGTTCGCGAACAGGCCCGCAAAAAGAATCCATAG
- a CDS encoding type II secretion system F family protein, with translation MNESTLQLIWTAGLGLGFLVSAAMLIVAIFSQSGRIEISPQRQAALATGHTDRRTVFENAALSPIMWLLLVIAHRLAMPRAKEWLRAKLVASGNPELYTPEEYLAYSMLVGLVLATASGLLFLVAQGGVSLTLPLMAGVVGFGASIIALANRASKRIRLIAKRVPYSLDLIALAMGAGATFTEAVSTVVRRGGADEEEPFNVELRAMLAEIELGTTRRVALKNLSDRVPLEMLQTIVASVIQAEDLGTPLSTVLHSQATLLRMQRSVRAENAAAVASVRILLPSLLILISVVLAIFAPAIIRIVRNGFM, from the coding sequence ATGAATGAAAGTACGTTGCAACTGATCTGGACCGCGGGCCTGGGGCTGGGCTTTCTGGTCTCGGCGGCGATGTTGATCGTGGCGATTTTCAGCCAGAGCGGTCGCATCGAGATATCGCCCCAGCGTCAGGCAGCGCTGGCGACGGGGCATACCGACCGGCGCACGGTGTTTGAAAACGCGGCGCTGAGCCCGATCATGTGGCTGCTGCTGGTGATCGCCCATCGCCTGGCGATGCCCCGCGCGAAGGAATGGCTGCGGGCCAAGCTTGTCGCCAGCGGAAATCCCGAGCTTTACACCCCCGAGGAATACCTGGCGTACTCGATGCTGGTCGGACTGGTGCTGGCGACGGCCTCGGGGCTGCTGTTCCTGGTCGCCCAGGGCGGGGTCAGCCTGACGCTGCCGCTGATGGCCGGCGTGGTGGGCTTCGGCGCGTCGATCATCGCCCTGGCCAACCGCGCCAGCAAGCGAATCCGGTTGATCGCCAAGCGCGTGCCGTACTCGCTGGACCTGATCGCCCTGGCGATGGGCGCCGGGGCGACCTTCACCGAGGCGGTCTCCACCGTCGTCCGCCGCGGCGGCGCCGACGAGGAAGAGCCCTTTAACGTCGAGCTGCGGGCAATGCTGGCCGAGATCGAACTGGGCACCACGCGCCGCGTGGCGCTGAAGAACCTCTCCGACCGCGTTCCGCTGGAAATGCTCCAGACCATCGTCGCCAGCGTCATCCAGGCCGAAGACCTCGGCACGCCGCTGTCGACCGTGCTGCACTCGCAGGCGACGCTGCTGCGCATGCAGCGGTCGGTCCGGGCGGAAAACGCCGCCGCCGTCGCCTCGGTGCGAATCCTGCTGCCCAGCCTCTTGATCCTCATCAGCGTGGTGCTGGCCATCTTCGCCCCGGCGATCATCCGCATCGTCAGGAACGGATTCATGTAA
- a CDS encoding four helix bundle protein, giving the protein MTAGAKKSKPYDLEERTFEFARDVRLLVKRITLTIANIEDCKQLIRSSGSVGANYIEANESLGKKDFQMHVKISRKEAKESRYWLRAFGY; this is encoded by the coding sequence ATGACTGCTGGCGCAAAGAAGTCCAAACCGTATGATCTTGAAGAAAGAACGTTTGAATTTGCGAGAGACGTTCGACTCTTGGTGAAGCGAATAACTTTGACCATTGCCAATATCGAAGACTGCAAGCAGTTGATCCGCTCTTCTGGATCGGTGGGAGCCAATTACATTGAGGCCAATGAGTCTCTTGGCAAGAAGGACTTTCAAATGCACGTGAAGATCAGCCGCAAAGAAGCCAAGGAGTCACGGTATTGGCTGCGGGCTTTTGGATATTGA
- a CDS encoding type II secretion system F family protein: MDVLAQADINWVWVTATGLLILVGTGAAVWYGWAPLRTMAMRREDQYDRVLRGRLMIDVEPRTATWMSVGAVLLLALLGLVITESILGAIVLGAVGLLGPWAMIKILARRRLDKLELQLVGGIQSITSGVRAGLNLVQSMELVAREGPVPLRQEFAHLLREYEFGVPLEEAMENAAERIGSGDFRLLFSALQTHRQRGGDLGETLDRIAESIREIQRLENRVKTLTAQGRATARAMGAMPMVVLAIIYFLRISPEYVMQLFTTPLGNLLLLIMIVLNVAGFLLIRKIMDIDI; this comes from the coding sequence ATGGACGTCCTGGCGCAGGCAGACATCAACTGGGTCTGGGTGACCGCCACGGGCTTGCTGATCCTGGTGGGCACCGGCGCAGCCGTCTGGTACGGCTGGGCGCCGCTGCGGACCATGGCGATGCGCCGGGAAGATCAGTATGACCGGGTGCTGCGGGGGCGGTTGATGATCGACGTCGAGCCGCGAACGGCCACTTGGATGTCCGTGGGGGCGGTGCTGCTGCTGGCGCTGCTGGGCCTGGTGATCACCGAGAGTATTCTCGGGGCGATTGTGCTGGGGGCCGTGGGGCTGCTGGGTCCGTGGGCGATGATCAAGATCCTCGCCCGTCGGCGCCTGGACAAGCTCGAGCTGCAGTTGGTCGGCGGTATCCAGTCGATCACGTCAGGCGTTCGTGCGGGGCTGAACCTGGTGCAGTCGATGGAGCTGGTTGCCCGCGAAGGTCCCGTTCCGCTGCGGCAGGAGTTTGCCCACCTGCTGCGCGAGTATGAGTTCGGCGTTCCGCTGGAGGAGGCGATGGAGAACGCCGCCGAGCGGATCGGCTCGGGCGACTTCCGCCTGCTGTTTTCGGCCTTGCAGACGCACCGCCAGCGGGGCGGCGACCTGGGTGAAACGCTCGACCGCATCGCTGAGAGCATCCGCGAGATTCAGCGCCTGGAGAACCGCGTCAAGACGCTGACCGCCCAAGGCCGCGCCACCGCCCGGGCCATGGGCGCCATGCCGATGGTGGTGCTGGCGATCATCTACTTCCTGCGGATCAGCCCGGAGTACGTGATGCAGCTTTTCACGACGCCGCTGGGCAACCTGCTGCTGCTGATCATGATCGTGCTCAACGTCGCGGGTTTCCTGCTGATCCGCAAGATCATGGACATCGACATTTGA
- a CDS encoding ATPase, T2SS/T4P/T4SS family: protein MEVWVANQFTDQREVVKVDGASISIGRDAANDVTLHSQFVSRRHCRIVFENGSYFIESLGLNETVVANKSIERGQKRRIDYGDEIRIGEFSLYMMEPSIKRIKAGQRVVTPRRRVVELEQKMHAELLDRLNLRVTGVAVSADQQHVALIKRHLADIIVAYRPQLDEEMVSHLVQEYLWRSAVTELARRATGKLLYSYGFEDSDVLQTSHEEAMNRMIGDVLSAFPLRLRPTTIKEDVALVEAGWKEQVSRLGKRVTPELRDYLVQRMISKDIEDVVLGYGPLQDLLEMPNVNEIMVVGRDKIYIEKDGSLQNTGRSFFSDEIVQSIIERIITPIGRRIDRSTPLVDARLPDGSRVNAIINPLSLSGPVLTIRKFARIPFTVDDLIERGTVTEPVAAFLRACVQGRKNLIIAGGTGSGKTTTLNVLGHFIPTEERIVTIEDSAELQLPQDHLVSLETRPANIEGKGAYLIRDLVKNALRMRPDRLIVGECRGPEALDMLQAMNTGHDGSLTTVHANSPVDTMMRVETMVLMAVEMPIRAIREQIAAALDIVVQIQRLQDGRRCITHVSEITGIDPDSGQIIVEDIFVMRDGLAGEPSRLRHTGYIPAFAEELLAKGILGIEVFT, encoded by the coding sequence ATGGAAGTCTGGGTCGCCAACCAGTTCACCGACCAGCGGGAGGTCGTCAAGGTCGACGGCGCCTCGATCTCGATCGGGCGCGACGCGGCCAACGACGTCACCCTGCACAGCCAGTTCGTCTCGCGACGCCACTGCCGCATCGTCTTCGAGAACGGCAGCTACTTCATCGAGTCGCTGGGGCTCAACGAGACGGTGGTGGCCAACAAGTCCATCGAGCGCGGGCAGAAACGCCGCATCGACTATGGCGACGAAATCCGCATCGGCGAGTTCAGCCTGTACATGATGGAGCCCTCCATCAAGCGCATCAAGGCCGGACAGCGCGTCGTCACGCCCCGCCGCCGCGTCGTCGAGCTCGAACAGAAAATGCACGCCGAACTGCTCGACCGCCTGAACCTGCGCGTCACGGGCGTGGCCGTCTCGGCCGACCAGCAGCACGTGGCCCTGATCAAGCGCCACCTGGCGGACATCATCGTGGCGTATCGCCCGCAGCTCGACGAGGAGATGGTCTCGCACCTGGTGCAGGAGTATCTGTGGCGGTCGGCGGTGACGGAACTGGCCCGCCGCGCCACGGGCAAGCTGCTCTACAGCTACGGGTTTGAAGACTCCGACGTGCTGCAGACCTCTCATGAAGAGGCGATGAACCGGATGATCGGCGACGTGCTCAGCGCGTTTCCGCTGCGCCTGCGCCCCACGACGATCAAGGAAGACGTCGCCCTGGTCGAGGCGGGGTGGAAGGAGCAGGTCTCGCGCCTGGGCAAGCGCGTCACCCCGGAGCTGCGCGACTACCTCGTGCAGCGGATGATCTCCAAGGACATCGAGGACGTCGTGCTGGGCTACGGCCCGCTGCAGGACCTGCTCGAGATGCCCAACGTCAACGAAATCATGGTGGTGGGGCGCGACAAGATTTACATCGAGAAGGACGGCTCGCTCCAGAACACCGGGCGCAGCTTCTTTTCCGACGAGATCGTCCAGAGCATCATCGAGCGCATCATCACGCCCATCGGTCGGCGCATCGACCGCTCGACGCCGCTGGTCGACGCCCGCCTGCCCGACGGCTCGCGCGTCAATGCCATTATCAACCCGCTGAGCCTGTCCGGTCCGGTGCTGACGATCCGCAAGTTCGCCCGCATCCCCTTCACCGTCGACGACCTCATCGAGCGCGGAACGGTGACCGAACCGGTGGCCGCCTTCCTGCGGGCCTGCGTGCAGGGGCGCAAGAACCTGATCATCGCCGGCGGAACCGGCAGCGGCAAAACCACCACGCTCAACGTGCTGGGGCATTTCATCCCGACCGAGGAGCGCATCGTCACTATCGAAGACTCCGCCGAGCTGCAACTGCCCCAGGACCACCTGGTCAGCCTGGAGACGCGTCCGGCCAACATCGAGGGCAAGGGCGCCTACCTGATCCGCGACCTGGTGAAGAACGCGCTGCGCATGCGGCCGGATCGCCTGATCGTCGGCGAATGCCGCGGGCCCGAGGCGCTGGACATGCTCCAGGCGATGAACACCGGCCACGACGGTTCGCTGACGACCGTGCATGCCAACAGCCCCGTCGACACGATGATGCGCGTCGAGACGATGGTGCTGATGGCCGTCGAGATGCCCATCCGGGCGATCCGCGAGCAGATCGCCGCGGCGCTGGACATCGTGGTGCAGATCCAGCGTCTGCAGGACGGGCGGCGCTGCATCACGCACGTCAGCGAGATCACGGGCATCGACCCCGACAGCGGGCAGATCATCGTCGAGGACATTTTCGTGATGCGCGACGGACTTGCCGGCGAACCCTCGCGCCTGCGGCATACCGGGTATATTCCAGCCTTTGCCGAAGAATTGCTCGCCAAGGGCATTCTCGGCATCGAGGTATTCACGTGA
- a CDS encoding RcpC/CpaB family pilus assembly protein, protein MVNERTTTAKADAPSGIRNTRLLLVAGGLGVAVVILYLAQISHIREENQQGKVELLVFTHDIKAGATISESDVERVQVERSQIGRMGDLVLARDFPQFSGQPAAEEIKQKQYVQYRHFNASAKDRPATKLSEGMVAFPLEVDPRFVPGDVLRVYDRVLVMAVIMGEDRRARTYQVFKGGVRVIAVGGKGEQVRELRSGTERVGQVASSYRTITIEVPAKELPELVNLMTHIIGSVRLAMPYADAPKAQDDASINPQLMKLAGNAEYRSIGG, encoded by the coding sequence ATGGTCAATGAACGCACGACGACGGCGAAGGCCGATGCGCCTTCGGGGATCCGAAACACGCGGCTGTTGCTGGTAGCCGGCGGGCTGGGCGTGGCGGTGGTGATCCTGTACCTGGCGCAGATCTCCCACATTCGCGAGGAAAACCAGCAGGGCAAAGTCGAGCTGCTGGTGTTCACGCACGACATCAAGGCCGGCGCCACCATCAGCGAAAGCGACGTCGAGCGCGTGCAGGTGGAGCGCTCGCAGATTGGGCGCATGGGCGATCTGGTGTTGGCCAGAGACTTCCCCCAGTTCTCCGGGCAACCCGCCGCCGAAGAGATCAAGCAGAAGCAGTACGTGCAGTATCGCCACTTCAACGCCTCGGCGAAGGACCGCCCCGCCACGAAGCTTTCCGAGGGCATGGTGGCGTTTCCGCTGGAGGTGGACCCGCGATTCGTTCCCGGCGACGTGCTGCGGGTGTATGACCGGGTGCTGGTGATGGCCGTGATCATGGGCGAGGACCGGCGCGCCCGGACGTACCAGGTGTTCAAAGGCGGCGTGCGGGTCATCGCCGTCGGCGGCAAGGGCGAGCAGGTGCGCGAGCTGCGCAGCGGCACCGAGCGCGTCGGACAGGTCGCCTCGAGCTACCGCACTATCACCATCGAGGTGCCCGCCAAGGAACTGCCCGAACTGGTCAACCTGATGACGCACATTATCGGCAGCGTCCGCCTGGCCATGCCCTACGCCGACGCCCCCAAGGCGCAGGACGACGCTTCGATCAACCCCCAACTGATGAAACTGGCCGGCAACGCCGAGTATCGGTCGATAGGGGGCTAA
- a CDS encoding TadE/TadG family type IV pilus assembly protein: MSSRAWTTKCERRRRSGQAMLEFVLVVPLLATVLVLTFFFGWAMKNQQQTIVADRFAAWHGVLANDWPTGGQINTVSLSGQASTVTVEYPAGTGDVVNRLATEITAVGPEAAVLARDVYVLQCPQSHYANVSTVFPTSVGLWASMNGDISWSHIREGLEWRRGQMYFEEGSSSFVSNTFYPSLDQALSSIPAPGDTVGTAFRRLYLMRW, encoded by the coding sequence ATGAGCAGCAGAGCCTGGACAACCAAGTGTGAGCGCCGGCGGCGATCGGGCCAGGCGATGCTCGAGTTTGTTTTGGTCGTGCCGCTGCTGGCGACGGTGCTGGTGCTGACGTTCTTCTTCGGTTGGGCGATGAAGAACCAGCAGCAGACGATCGTGGCGGACCGGTTTGCGGCCTGGCACGGCGTGCTGGCCAACGACTGGCCTACGGGCGGGCAGATCAACACGGTCTCGCTGAGCGGCCAGGCCTCGACGGTCACGGTGGAGTATCCCGCCGGGACGGGCGACGTGGTGAACCGTCTGGCGACCGAGATCACCGCGGTGGGCCCCGAGGCCGCCGTGCTCGCGCGCGACGTCTACGTGCTGCAGTGCCCGCAGAGCCACTATGCCAATGTCTCGACGGTGTTCCCCACCAGCGTGGGGCTCTGGGCGAGCATGAACGGCGACATCTCGTGGTCGCACATTCGAGAGGGGCTCGAGTGGCGGCGCGGGCAGATGTACTTCGAGGAAGGCTCCAGCAGTTTTGTCAGCAACACGTTTTACCCGTCTTTGGACCAGGCCCTCAGCAGCATCCCCGCTCCCGGCGACACGGTCGGAACGGCCTTTCGCCGACTCTATTTGATGCGATGGTGA
- a CDS encoding Tad domain-containing protein: MKPRPKQGGQILVATLVAMTLLAALVFYVFNVADQVNRRLALQNTADAVAVSGAGWMARSMNCVAMNNCEQTRVIAMVPVMDALPLAAKMSADEIDMWEQSLAGQLARGINEPQGGQYLTQGLQSLDNRMIRQRDILRAADVALNNSGFDMATATTWSIRGTPGALPHGGFWRSSVVLDEMSQATVASAGALAQANAVEYGKANKADVSTLVPVAPRLPAVRGTLASFRPVMEGRTGVVNQSVVYSPTGGNGGAIPDCSTDASQYRMGPWARLYKWRDPQYRHEGGTFVPGTPGPSVRSGSGSINPGGRSVGSSVIQRSGGSGGHTVGGRSILIGYMAYGPYNWAMRHVGNWANDSYSYDEGGHQQLHAGQVPDSYFSAYHSTIARQKLTYMFSDPATKQLRTIHYPQWIVDYAQCRALAARQDVRISQTLFYKVEVVSSKAPNDPAWMTPGTFRTNGEYPISIRSGGWVDPEQWTAPKICDHIWKDTWTYQTTYDTGIGIRPVRENPADPNSPLTYQDVYVVQWYIFGGIDVGGDIEISDPCNWDAFDSLPAPMLLDRSDGDYVPADPPEASDSEGAYRRRYFQFLGVAQWGNDTRIWSGQFQNPNPLGGTLTAAQAKVFNNSSFDLWTQDWRVRLAALSGWSQRSDDLDWLSRLDEASLNGDPQNLVTPEQLGSMVKYFRALGSAPDTYGSH, encoded by the coding sequence TTGAAACCACGCCCTAAACAAGGTGGTCAGATCCTCGTCGCGACGCTGGTGGCGATGACGCTGCTGGCGGCGCTGGTGTTTTATGTCTTCAACGTCGCCGACCAGGTCAACCGGCGGCTGGCGCTTCAGAACACTGCCGACGCCGTGGCCGTCAGCGGGGCGGGGTGGATGGCGCGGAGCATGAACTGCGTGGCGATGAACAACTGCGAGCAGACGCGGGTCATCGCCATGGTTCCGGTGATGGACGCCCTGCCGCTGGCGGCGAAGATGTCGGCCGACGAGATCGACATGTGGGAGCAGTCCCTGGCGGGGCAACTGGCGCGGGGCATCAACGAGCCCCAGGGTGGACAGTATCTCACGCAGGGGCTCCAGTCGCTCGACAACCGGATGATCCGCCAGCGGGACATTCTGCGCGCCGCCGACGTCGCGCTGAACAACAGCGGATTCGACATGGCCACGGCGACCACCTGGTCGATCCGCGGAACGCCCGGCGCGTTGCCTCACGGGGGGTTCTGGCGTTCGAGCGTCGTGCTGGACGAGATGTCGCAGGCGACCGTCGCCTCGGCCGGGGCGCTGGCGCAGGCCAACGCGGTCGAGTACGGCAAGGCTAACAAGGCCGACGTTTCCACCCTGGTGCCCGTGGCGCCGCGCCTTCCGGCGGTGCGGGGCACGTTGGCATCGTTCCGCCCGGTGATGGAAGGGCGAACCGGCGTGGTGAATCAGAGCGTGGTGTACTCGCCCACCGGGGGCAACGGCGGGGCGATCCCGGACTGCTCGACCGACGCCAGCCAGTACCGCATGGGTCCGTGGGCGCGGCTTTACAAATGGCGCGACCCGCAGTACCGCCACGAGGGGGGCACGTTTGTGCCCGGTACGCCGGGGCCCTCGGTTCGCTCGGGCAGCGGGAGCATCAATCCCGGCGGGCGCTCGGTCGGCTCGTCGGTCATTCAGCGCAGCGGCGGCAGCGGCGGGCACACGGTGGGCGGCAGGAGCATCCTGATCGGGTACATGGCGTATGGCCCGTACAACTGGGCGATGCGTCACGTGGGCAACTGGGCCAACGACAGCTATTCCTACGACGAGGGCGGGCATCAGCAGTTGCACGCCGGGCAGGTGCCCGACAGCTATTTTTCCGCCTATCACAGCACGATCGCCCGTCAGAAGCTCACGTACATGTTCAGCGACCCGGCGACCAAGCAGCTTCGCACGATCCACTATCCCCAGTGGATCGTCGACTACGCGCAGTGCCGCGCGCTAGCCGCCCGCCAGGACGTTCGCATCAGCCAGACGTTGTTCTATAAGGTCGAGGTCGTCAGCTCCAAAGCGCCCAACGACCCGGCCTGGATGACGCCGGGCACCTTCCGCACCAACGGCGAGTACCCCATCTCGATCCGCTCGGGCGGTTGGGTAGACCCCGAGCAGTGGACGGCCCCGAAGATCTGCGACCACATCTGGAAAGACACCTGGACCTACCAGACGACCTACGACACCGGGATCGGGATTCGTCCGGTGCGCGAAAACCCGGCGGACCCCAACAGCCCGTTGACGTACCAGGACGTGTACGTGGTGCAGTGGTACATCTTCGGCGGCATTGACGTCGGCGGCGACATCGAGATCTCCGACCCGTGCAACTGGGACGCCTTCGATTCCCTGCCGGCCCCGATGCTGCTGGACCGCTCCGACGGCGACTACGTGCCCGCCGACCCGCCCGAGGCCTCCGACAGCGAAGGCGCGTACCGCCGGCGATACTTCCAGTTTCTGGGCGTGGCGCAGTGGGGCAACGACACGCGCATCTGGAGCGGGCAGTTCCAGAACCCCAACCCCCTGGGCGGCACGCTGACGGCCGCGCAGGCGAAGGTTTTCAACAACAGCAGCTTCGATTTGTGGACGCAGGACTGGCGGGTGCGCCTGGCGGCGCTGTCGGGCTGGTCGCAGCGCAGCGACGACTTGGACTGGCTCAGCCGCCTCGACGAAGCCTCGCTGAATGGCGACCCGCAGAACCTGGTCACCCCCGAGCAGTTGGGCAGCATGGTAAAATACTTCCGGGCCCTGGGCAGCGCGCCCGATACGTACGGAAGCCATTAG